In Homo sapiens chromosome 11, GRCh38.p14 Primary Assembly, one DNA window encodes the following:
- the PHLDB1 gene encoding pleckstrin homology-like domain family B member 1 isoform X32 codes for MDALNRNQIGPGCQTQTMVQKGPLDLIETGKGLKVQTDKPHLVSLGSGRLSTAITLLPLEEGRTVIGSAARDISLQGPGLAPEHCYIENLRGTLTLYPCGNACTIDGLPVRQPTRLTQGCMLCLGQSTFLRFNHPAEAKWMKSMIPAGGRAPGPPYSPVPAESESLVNGNHTPQTATRGPSACASHSSLVSSIEKDLQEIMDSLVLEEPGAAGKKPAATSPLSPMANGGRYLLSPPTSPGAMSVGSSYENTSPAFSPLSSPASSGSCASHSPSGQEPGPSVPPLVPARSSSYHLALQPPQSRPSGARSESPRLSRKGGHERPPSPGLRGLLTDSPAATVLAEARRATESPRLGGQLPVVAISLSEYPASGALSQPTSIPGSPKFQPPVPAPRNKIGTLQDRPPSPFREPPGSERVLTTSPSRQLVGRTFSDGLATRTLQPPESPRLGRRGLDSMRELPPLSPSLSRRALSPLPTRTTPDPKLNREVAESPRPRRWAAHGASPEDFSLTLGARGRRTRSPSPTLGESLAPHKGSFSGRLSPAYSLGSLTGASPCQSPCVQRKLSSGDLRVPVTRERKNSITEISDNEDDLLEYHRRQRQERLREQEMERLERQRLETILNLCAEYSRADGGPEAGELPSIGEATAALALAGRRPSRGLAGASGRSSEEPGVATQRLWESMERSDEENLKEECSSTESTQQEHEDAPSTKLQGEVLALEEERAQVLGHVEQLKVRVKELEQQLQESAREAEMERALLQGEREAERALLQKEQKAVDQLQEKLVALETGIQKERDKEAEALETETKLFEDLEFQQLERESRVEEERELAGQGLLRSKAELLRSIAKRKERLAILDSQAGQIRAQAVQESERLARDKNASLQLLQKEKEKLTVLERRYHSLTGGRPFPKTTSTLKEVYRSKMDGEATSPLPRTRSGPLPSSSGSSSSSSQLSVATLGRSPSPKSALLTQNGTGSLPRNLAATLQDIETKRQLALQQKGQQVIEEQRRRLAELKQKAAAEAQCQWDALHGAAPFPAGPSGFPPLMHHSILHHLPAGRERGEEGEHAYDTLSLESSDSMETSISTGGNSACSPDNMSSASGLDMGKIEEMEKMLKEAHAEKNRLMESREREMELRRQALEEERRRREQVERRLQSESARRQQLVEKEVKMREKQFSQARPLTRYLPIRKEDFDLKTHIESSGHGVDTCLHVVLSSKVCRGYLVKMGGKIKSWKKRWFVFDRLKRTLSYYVDKHETKLKGVIYFQAIEEVYYDHLRSAAKSPNPALTFCVKTHDRLYYMVAPSAEAMRIWMDVIVTGAEGYTQFMN; via the exons AAAGGACCCTTGGACCTGATCGAGACAGGCAAAGGGCTGAAAGTGCAAACGGACAAACCCCACCTGGTGAGCCTGGGCAGTGGGCGACTCAGCACAGCCATCACCCTCCTGCCGCTGGAGGAAG GGAGGACGGTGATTGGCTCTGCAGCCAGAGACATCTCACTACAGGGCCCAGGCCTGGCTCCAGAGCACTGCTACATCGAGAACCTGCGGGGCACCCTCACCCTCTACCCCTGTGGCAATGCCTGCACTATTGATGGGCTCCCTGTCCGGCAGCCTACCCGGCTCACTCAGG GCTGCATGTTGTGCCTGGGTCAGTCCACCTTCCTTCGCTTTAACCACCCGGCTGAAGCCAAGTGGATGAAAAGCATGATTCCAGCAGGGGGCCGAGCCCCTGGGCCCCCCTACAGCCCTGTTCCTG CAGAATCAGAAAGTCTGGTAAATGGGAACCACACCCCACAGACTGCAACACGGGGACCCTCTGCCTGTGCCAGCCACAGTTCCCTGGTGAGCTCTATTGAGAAGGACCTGCAAGAGATCATGGACTCACTGGTGCTAGAGGAGCCTGGAGCTGCTGGCAAGAAGCCTGCCGCAACCTCTCCACTGTCACCGATGGCTAATGGTGGGCGCTACCTGCTGTCTCCCCCAACCAGCCCCGGCGCCATGTCTGTGGGCTCCAGCTATGAGAACACCTCTCCAGCCTTCTCTCCACTCTCTTCACCAGCCAGCAGTGGAAGCTGTGCCAGTCACTCACCCAGTGGGCAAGAGCCAGGACCTTCTGTGCCCCCGCTGGTACCTGCCCGTTCCTCCAGCTACCATCTGGCCCTACAGCCCCCACAGTCCCGCCCAAGTGGTGCTCGCTCCGAGAGTCCTCGGCTGAGCAGGAAAGGGGGCCATGAGAGgcctcccagccctggcctccgGGGTCTGCTGACAGACAGCCCTGCAGCTACTGTCTTGGCGGAGGCCCGGAGAGCCACTGAGAGCCCCCGGCTGGGTGGGCAGCTGCCTGTGGTGGCCATCAGCCTGAGTGAATACCCAGCTTCTGGTGCTCTCAGTCAACCCACCAGCATTCCTGGCAGCCCCAAGTTTCAGCCTCCAGTCCCTGCTCCCCGAAACAAGATTGGCACACTCCAGGACCGCCCTCCCAGCCCTTTCCGTGAGCCTCCAGGCAGTGAGCGGGTGCTAACAACCAGCCCCTCACGCCAACTGGTGGGCCGAACATTTTCAGATGGGTTAGCCACCCGTACCCTGCAGCCTCCTGAGAGTCCCCGCCTGGGCCGGCGGGGCCTGGACAGTATGCGAGAACTACCCCCCTTAAGTCCATCTCTGTCCCGGCGAGCTCTCTCCCCGCTGCCCACCCGGACCACCCCAGATCCCAAGCTAAACAGGGAAGTGGCAGAGAGTCCTCGGCCCCGGCGCTGGGCAGCCCATGGGGCTTCACCAGAGGACTTCTCCCTGACGCTGGGGGCACGGGGCCGTAGGACACGGAGCCCCTCACCCACACTGGGTGAGTCTCTGGCACCCCACAAGGGCAGCTTCAGTGGCAGGCTGAGCCCAGCCTACAGTCTGGGCTCTCTTACTGGGGCTTCACCCTGCCAGAGTCCCTGTGTCCAGAGGAAGCTCTCCAGCGGGGACTTGCGGGTGCCTGTCACAAGGGAGCGGAAAAATAGCATCACAGAGATCAGTGACAATGAGGACGACCTCCTGGAGTACCACCGGCGACAGCGCCAAGAGCGGCTCCGGGAGCAGGAGATGGAGAGGCTG GAACGCCAGCGCCTGGAGACCATCCTGAACCTGTGTGCCGAATACAGCCGGGCTGATGGGGGACCTGAGGCTGGGGAGCTTCCCAGCATTGGGGAGGCCACCGCAGCATTGGCACTGGCAGGCCGGAGGCCCTCACGAGGCCTTGCAGGGGCCTCTGGGCGGAGCAGCGAGGAGCCTGGCGTTGCCACCCAACGCCTATGGGAGAGTATGGAGCGCTCAGATGAGGAAAATCTCAAGGAGGAGTGCAGCAGCACTGAGAGCACCCAGCAGGAG CACGAAGATGCACCTAGCACCAAGCTCCAGGGAGAGGTGCTAGCCCTGGAAGAAGAGCGGGCTCAGGTGCTGGGGCACGTGGAGCAGCTCAAGGTCCGTGTGAAGGAGCTAGAGCAGCAGCTGCAGGAGTCAGCCCGAGAG GCCGAAATGGAGCGGGCACTgctgcagggagagagggaggcagagcgGGCACTGCTGCAGAAGGAGCAGAAGGCAGTGGATCAGCTGCAGGAGAAGCTGGTGGCCTTGGAGACAGGCATCCAGAAGGAGAGGGACAAG GAGGCAGAGGCCCTGGAGACTGAGACAAAGCTCTTTGAGGACTTGGAGTTCCAGCAGTTGGAGCGGGAGAGCCGCGTGGAGGAGGAGCGCGAGCTGGCCGGCCAGGGGCTGCTCCGGAGCAAGGCTGAGCTGCTCCGCAGCATCGCCAAGAGGAAG GAGCGCCTGGCCATCCTGGACAGTCAGGCTGGGCAGATCCGGGCTCAGGCCGTGCAGGAATCAGAACGCCTGGCCCGGGACAAGAATGCCTCCTTACAGCTGCTGCAAAAG GAGAAGGAGAAGCTGACTGTGCTGGAAAGGAGATACCACTCACTCACAGGGGGCAGGCCTTTCCCGAAGACCACATCGACCCTCAAAGAG GTTTACCGCTCCAAGATGGATGGCGAGGCCACCAGCCCCCTTCCCCGGACCCGCAGcggccccctcccctcctcctctggctcttcctcctcctcctcccagctcaGCGTGGCTACCCTGGGGCGTAGCCCCTCCCCAAAG AGCGCTCTACTCACCCAGAATGGCACGGGCAGCCTTCCTCGCAACCTGGCAGCCACACTGCAGGACATCGAGACCAAGCGCCAACTAGCTCTGCAGCAGAAGG GACAACAAGTGATTGAAGAGCAGCGGCGGCGACTGGCTGAGCTGAAGCAGAAAGCGGCAGCTGAGGCACAGTGCCAGTGGGATGCCCTTCACGGGGCAGCACCCTTCCCAGCGGGCCCCTCGGGCTTCCCCCCTCTCATGCACCACTCTATCCTACACCACCTGCCTGCGGGGCGGGAGCGTGGGGAGGAGGGTGAGCACGCCTATGATACGCTGAGTCTGGAGAGCTCTGACAGCATGGAGACCAGCATCTCCACCGGGGGCAACTCGGCCTGCTCCCCTGACAACATGTCCAG cGCGAGTGGTCTGGACATGGGGAAGATCGAGGAGATGGAGAAGATGCTGAAAGAGGCTCATGCAGAGAAGAACCGGCTCATGGAGTCGAGG GAGCGGGAGATGGAGCTGCGGCGGCAGGCCCTGGAGGAGGAGCGGCGGAGGCGTGAGCAGGTAGAACGGAGGCTGCAGAGTGAGAGTGCCCGGAGGCAGCAGCTGGTCGAGAAGGAGGTCAAGATGCGGGAGAAACAATTTTCCCAG GCACGACCCCTGACCCGCTACCTGCCAATCCGGAAGGAGGACTTTGACCTGAAGACACATATTGAGTCATCGGGCCATGGTGTTGATACCTGCCTGCACGTGGTGCTCAGCAGCAAG GTCTGCCGTGGCTACTTGGTCAAGATGGGCGGCAAGATTAAATCATGGAAGAAGCGCTGGTTTGTCTTCGACCGGCTCAAGCGCACCCTTTCCTATTATGTGG
- the PHLDB1 gene encoding pleckstrin homology-like domain family B member 1 isoform X4, whose amino-acid sequence MCAWRAKAAAERTPARPGGPLATAMHRLGRGRGRPPGTQELWSLRTMDALNRNQIGPGCQTQTMVQKGPLDLIETGKGLKVQTDKPHLVSLGSGRLSTAITLLPLEEGRTVIGSAARDISLQGPGLAPEHCYIENLRGTLTLYPCGNACTIDGLPVRQPTRLTQGCMLCLGQSTFLRFNHPAEAKWMKSMIPAGGRAPGPPYSPVPAESESLVNGNHTPQTATRGPSACASHSSLVSSIEKDLQEIMDSLVLEEPGAAGKKPAATSPLSPMANGGRYLLSPPTSPGAMSVGSSYENTSPAFSPLSSPASSGSCASHSPSGQEPGPSVPPLVPARSSSYHLALQPPQSRPSGARSESPRLSRKGGHERPPSPGLRGLLTDSPAATVLAEARRATESPRLGGQLPVVAISLSEYPASGALSQPTSIPGSPKFQPPVPAPRNKIGTLQDRPPSPFREPPGSERVLTTSPSRQLVGRTFSDGLATRTLQPPESPRLGRRGLDSMRELPPLSPSLSRRALSPLPTRTTPDPKLNREVAESPRPRRWAAHGASPEDFSLTLGARGRRTRSPSPTLGESLAPHKGSFSGRLSPAYSLGSLTGASPCQSPCVQRKLSSGDLRVPVTRERKNSITEISDNEDDLLEYHRRQRQERLREQEMERLERQRLETILNLCAEYSRADGGPEAGELPSIGEATAALALAGRRPSRGLAGASGRSSEEPGVATQRLWESMERSDEENLKEECSSTESTQQEHEDAPSTKLQGEVLALEEERAQVLGHVEQLKVRVKELEQQLQESAREAEMERALLQGEREAERALLQKEQKAVDQLQEKLVALETGIQKERDKERAELAAGRRHLEARQALYAELQTQLDNCPESVREQLQEQLRREAEALETETKLFEDLEFQQLERESRVEEERELAGQGLLRSKAELLRSIAKRKERLAILDSQAGQIRAQAVQESERLARDKNASLQLLQKEKEKLTVLERRYHSLTGGRPFPKTTSTLKEAELLISESSEMGLGTKALGLFPGSSQAGASSVSLTPPASTLLCPKAQEYVMLEQLKVMRGTSPMPPAPVPGLSPWASASRDLVPTTCLPPMLPSSSFASITPSPKMEKLLLPAVDLEQWYQELMAGLGTGPAAASPHSSPPPLPAKASRQLQVYRSKMDGEATSPLPRTRSGPLPSSSGSSSSSSQLSVATLGRSPSPKSALLTQNGTGSLPRNLAATLQDIETKRQLALQQKGQQVIEEQRRRLAELKQKAAAEAQCQWDALHGAAPFPAGPSGFPPLMHHSILHHLPAGRERGEEGEHAYDTLSLESSDSMETSISTGGNSACSPDNMSSASGLDMGKIEEMEKMLKEAHAEKNRLMESREREMELRRQALEEERRRREQVERRLQSESARRQQLVEKEVKMREKQFSQARPLTRYLPIRKEDFDLKTHIESSGHGVDTCLHVVLSSKVCRGYLVKMGGKIKSWKKRWFVFDRLKRTLSYYVDKHETKLKGVIYFQAIEEVYYDHLRSAAKKRFFRFTMVTESPNPALTFCVKTHDRLYYMVAPSAEAMRIWMDVIVTGAEGYTQFMN is encoded by the exons AAAGGACCCTTGGACCTGATCGAGACAGGCAAAGGGCTGAAAGTGCAAACGGACAAACCCCACCTGGTGAGCCTGGGCAGTGGGCGACTCAGCACAGCCATCACCCTCCTGCCGCTGGAGGAAG GGAGGACGGTGATTGGCTCTGCAGCCAGAGACATCTCACTACAGGGCCCAGGCCTGGCTCCAGAGCACTGCTACATCGAGAACCTGCGGGGCACCCTCACCCTCTACCCCTGTGGCAATGCCTGCACTATTGATGGGCTCCCTGTCCGGCAGCCTACCCGGCTCACTCAGG GCTGCATGTTGTGCCTGGGTCAGTCCACCTTCCTTCGCTTTAACCACCCGGCTGAAGCCAAGTGGATGAAAAGCATGATTCCAGCAGGGGGCCGAGCCCCTGGGCCCCCCTACAGCCCTGTTCCTG CAGAATCAGAAAGTCTGGTAAATGGGAACCACACCCCACAGACTGCAACACGGGGACCCTCTGCCTGTGCCAGCCACAGTTCCCTGGTGAGCTCTATTGAGAAGGACCTGCAAGAGATCATGGACTCACTGGTGCTAGAGGAGCCTGGAGCTGCTGGCAAGAAGCCTGCCGCAACCTCTCCACTGTCACCGATGGCTAATGGTGGGCGCTACCTGCTGTCTCCCCCAACCAGCCCCGGCGCCATGTCTGTGGGCTCCAGCTATGAGAACACCTCTCCAGCCTTCTCTCCACTCTCTTCACCAGCCAGCAGTGGAAGCTGTGCCAGTCACTCACCCAGTGGGCAAGAGCCAGGACCTTCTGTGCCCCCGCTGGTACCTGCCCGTTCCTCCAGCTACCATCTGGCCCTACAGCCCCCACAGTCCCGCCCAAGTGGTGCTCGCTCCGAGAGTCCTCGGCTGAGCAGGAAAGGGGGCCATGAGAGgcctcccagccctggcctccgGGGTCTGCTGACAGACAGCCCTGCAGCTACTGTCTTGGCGGAGGCCCGGAGAGCCACTGAGAGCCCCCGGCTGGGTGGGCAGCTGCCTGTGGTGGCCATCAGCCTGAGTGAATACCCAGCTTCTGGTGCTCTCAGTCAACCCACCAGCATTCCTGGCAGCCCCAAGTTTCAGCCTCCAGTCCCTGCTCCCCGAAACAAGATTGGCACACTCCAGGACCGCCCTCCCAGCCCTTTCCGTGAGCCTCCAGGCAGTGAGCGGGTGCTAACAACCAGCCCCTCACGCCAACTGGTGGGCCGAACATTTTCAGATGGGTTAGCCACCCGTACCCTGCAGCCTCCTGAGAGTCCCCGCCTGGGCCGGCGGGGCCTGGACAGTATGCGAGAACTACCCCCCTTAAGTCCATCTCTGTCCCGGCGAGCTCTCTCCCCGCTGCCCACCCGGACCACCCCAGATCCCAAGCTAAACAGGGAAGTGGCAGAGAGTCCTCGGCCCCGGCGCTGGGCAGCCCATGGGGCTTCACCAGAGGACTTCTCCCTGACGCTGGGGGCACGGGGCCGTAGGACACGGAGCCCCTCACCCACACTGGGTGAGTCTCTGGCACCCCACAAGGGCAGCTTCAGTGGCAGGCTGAGCCCAGCCTACAGTCTGGGCTCTCTTACTGGGGCTTCACCCTGCCAGAGTCCCTGTGTCCAGAGGAAGCTCTCCAGCGGGGACTTGCGGGTGCCTGTCACAAGGGAGCGGAAAAATAGCATCACAGAGATCAGTGACAATGAGGACGACCTCCTGGAGTACCACCGGCGACAGCGCCAAGAGCGGCTCCGGGAGCAGGAGATGGAGAGGCTG GAACGCCAGCGCCTGGAGACCATCCTGAACCTGTGTGCCGAATACAGCCGGGCTGATGGGGGACCTGAGGCTGGGGAGCTTCCCAGCATTGGGGAGGCCACCGCAGCATTGGCACTGGCAGGCCGGAGGCCCTCACGAGGCCTTGCAGGGGCCTCTGGGCGGAGCAGCGAGGAGCCTGGCGTTGCCACCCAACGCCTATGGGAGAGTATGGAGCGCTCAGATGAGGAAAATCTCAAGGAGGAGTGCAGCAGCACTGAGAGCACCCAGCAGGAG CACGAAGATGCACCTAGCACCAAGCTCCAGGGAGAGGTGCTAGCCCTGGAAGAAGAGCGGGCTCAGGTGCTGGGGCACGTGGAGCAGCTCAAGGTCCGTGTGAAGGAGCTAGAGCAGCAGCTGCAGGAGTCAGCCCGAGAG GCCGAAATGGAGCGGGCACTgctgcagggagagagggaggcagagcgGGCACTGCTGCAGAAGGAGCAGAAGGCAGTGGATCAGCTGCAGGAGAAGCTGGTGGCCTTGGAGACAGGCATCCAGAAGGAGAGGGACAAG GAGAGGGCGGAGCTGGCCGCGGGACGGAGGCACCTGGAGGCCCGCCAGGCGCTCTACGCCGAGCTCCAGACGCAGCTCGATAACTGCCCCGAGTCAGTGCGGGAACAGTTACAGGAGCAGCTGAGAAGG GAGGCAGAGGCCCTGGAGACTGAGACAAAGCTCTTTGAGGACTTGGAGTTCCAGCAGTTGGAGCGGGAGAGCCGCGTGGAGGAGGAGCGCGAGCTGGCCGGCCAGGGGCTGCTCCGGAGCAAGGCTGAGCTGCTCCGCAGCATCGCCAAGAGGAAG GAGCGCCTGGCCATCCTGGACAGTCAGGCTGGGCAGATCCGGGCTCAGGCCGTGCAGGAATCAGAACGCCTGGCCCGGGACAAGAATGCCTCCTTACAGCTGCTGCAAAAG GAGAAGGAGAAGCTGACTGTGCTGGAAAGGAGATACCACTCACTCACAGGGGGCAGGCCTTTCCCGAAGACCACATCGACCCTCAAAGAG GCCGAGCTGCTCATCTCCGAGTCCTCAGAGATGGGGCTGGGGACTAAGGCTCTGGGCCTTTTCCCAGGGTCTTCTCAGGCTGGGGCCTCCTCTGTCTCTTTAACCCCACCTGCTTCCACTCTTCTctgccccaaagcacaagag TACGTGATGCTTGAGCAGCTAAAGGTGATGCGGGGCACCTCGCCCATGCCCCCAGCCCCTGTGCCAGGCCTTTCTCCCTgggcctccgcctcccgggaccTGGTTCCCACCACCTGCCTTCCTCCCATGCTGCCCTCCTCCTCGTTCGCTTCCATCACGCCTTCACCTAAG ATGGAGAAGCTGCTGCTCCCTGCTGTAGACTTAGAGCAGTGGTACCAGGAGCTGATGGCCGGGCTGGGGACTGGCCCCGCTGCAGCCTCCCCTCACTCTTCTCCCCCGCCTCTGCCCGCCAAAGCTTCCCGTCAGCTGCAG GTTTACCGCTCCAAGATGGATGGCGAGGCCACCAGCCCCCTTCCCCGGACCCGCAGcggccccctcccctcctcctctggctcttcctcctcctcctcccagctcaGCGTGGCTACCCTGGGGCGTAGCCCCTCCCCAAAG AGCGCTCTACTCACCCAGAATGGCACGGGCAGCCTTCCTCGCAACCTGGCAGCCACACTGCAGGACATCGAGACCAAGCGCCAACTAGCTCTGCAGCAGAAGG GACAACAAGTGATTGAAGAGCAGCGGCGGCGACTGGCTGAGCTGAAGCAGAAAGCGGCAGCTGAGGCACAGTGCCAGTGGGATGCCCTTCACGGGGCAGCACCCTTCCCAGCGGGCCCCTCGGGCTTCCCCCCTCTCATGCACCACTCTATCCTACACCACCTGCCTGCGGGGCGGGAGCGTGGGGAGGAGGGTGAGCACGCCTATGATACGCTGAGTCTGGAGAGCTCTGACAGCATGGAGACCAGCATCTCCACCGGGGGCAACTCGGCCTGCTCCCCTGACAACATGTCCAG cGCGAGTGGTCTGGACATGGGGAAGATCGAGGAGATGGAGAAGATGCTGAAAGAGGCTCATGCAGAGAAGAACCGGCTCATGGAGTCGAGG GAGCGGGAGATGGAGCTGCGGCGGCAGGCCCTGGAGGAGGAGCGGCGGAGGCGTGAGCAGGTAGAACGGAGGCTGCAGAGTGAGAGTGCCCGGAGGCAGCAGCTGGTCGAGAAGGAGGTCAAGATGCGGGAGAAACAATTTTCCCAG GCACGACCCCTGACCCGCTACCTGCCAATCCGGAAGGAGGACTTTGACCTGAAGACACATATTGAGTCATCGGGCCATGGTGTTGATACCTGCCTGCACGTGGTGCTCAGCAGCAAG GTCTGCCGTGGCTACTTGGTCAAGATGGGCGGCAAGATTAAATCATGGAAGAAGCGCTGGTTTGTCTTCGACCGGCTCAAGCGCACCCTTTCCTATTATGTGG